Proteins from one Triticum aestivum cultivar Chinese Spring chromosome 7A, IWGSC CS RefSeq v2.1, whole genome shotgun sequence genomic window:
- the LOC123154848 gene encoding uncharacterized protein has translation MDQFHDGQHVRLRNRRRGRYVRAAADGVRVTLSRRRASLNVAWTVHVYHSADGDGPYLLLHSAAYGRYLAATDMPLPGGHGRFRVEQRRYDQPELRPIMWQAIGAGGGGRVMLRNVGGLHLSVRVRGSRTMFYWAVEPIPAREAAPRLPPPLSFGQEEPRAERRIRVVQATAEGLYADEGWSYFQFFGRCVNHLRNALARHLNLPRSPAFVMCVRAGRHGRLTPLVVDLPHGGSGETLEVVVMLSGTPACDALRHPDIDAE, from the exons ATGGACCAGTTCCACGACGGGCAGCACGTGCGGCTGCGGAACCGTCGGCGCGGCCGGtacgtccgcgccgccgccgacggggTGAGAGTCACCCTCAGCCGGCGCCGCGCGTCGCTGAACGTCGCGTGGACGGTGCACGTCTACCACAGCGCCGACGGCGACGGCCCGTACCTGCTCCTCCACAGCGCCGCCTACGGCCGCTACCTCGCCGCCACGGACATGCCGCTGCCGGGCGGGCACGGCCGCTTCCGCGTCGAGCAGCGCAGATACGACCAGCCGGAGCTGAGGCCCATCATGTGGCAGGCCATCGGGGCCGGCGGCGGGGGCAGGGTCATGCTCCGCAACGTCGGTGGCCTCCACCTCAGCGTCCGCGTCCGCGGCAGCCGCACCATGTTCTACTGGGCCGTGGAGCCCATCCCCGCCAGAGAGGCCGCGCCTCGCCTTCCACCGCCGCTTTCG TTCGGGCAGGAGGAGCCGAGGGCGGAGCGGCGGATCCGGGTCGTGCAAGCCACCGCCGAGGGGCTCTACGCCGACGAAGGCTGGTCCTATTTCCAGTTCTTTGGGAGGTGCGTGAACCACCTGAGGAACGCTCTGGCCAGGCACCTCAACCTGCCGCGGAGCCCCGCCTTCGTCATGTGTGTGCGAGCGGGCCGCCACGGGAGGCTCACCCCACTCGTCGTCGACCTGCCccacggcggctccggcgagaccCTCGAGGTCGTCGTCATGCTGTCCGGGACCCCTG CCTGTGATGCGCTGCGGCACCCGGACATCGACGCAGAGTAG